The Entelurus aequoreus isolate RoL-2023_Sb linkage group LG04, RoL_Eaeq_v1.1, whole genome shotgun sequence nucleotide sequence TCCGCCTGTGGGGGCAACTTCCGAGATGTGGAGCAGCTGAAAAGTCACCAATGTTTTTAGACACTTCAAATATCTCAGAGAACTGGAATGGTAAGAGCAGCTTTTTAAATGAAGGTGGTAGAATTTAGGCGACTAACATGTCTGGCATTTGTCTGTGCTTTGAATCCTCTAAGAAACACCTGACATGAACAGACTGAAAGGAACTATAAACTAGATGATGAGTCAACTCGTCTGCCATTTTGACTGGAGATATTCTTTGTATTAAGCCTATAATTATTTATAAAGACAAATTGTACATTTGTATGTTtgtattaatactaatcactctTGAAAAATGAAatcattgtttttttccccaatgacAGCAATTGTACATTTGTCTATGGTCAGCATCAAGAAATAAACATTTCAGTTCATTTTTCTCATGTTAATCTAGTTATTTTAGAACAAGACACAAGAGGGCGCTAAAACTACAGAGTACTTTTAGTGAACTTCTAATGAAATTAGTCTTTTTGATGAAAAAACGACAATTTGGTTCTTTGCAATCTAGATTTATTGTCAGATCAAGAACATATTCATACACAAAATGAGAAGATTGATACAGACAAAATGATTGTTGATTAAATGAAGTGTTTAAAGATAACAGACTTGATGAGAGTGGTGACAGTTACTGACACCGGCCATCAAACAAACTAATGGGCATGGCTAGCCTTTGTGCCAGAATCCCCTCCAGGATGTCCAGAGGCATCTTCCTCACATCGTATCCACGCACTGAGGCCCTGGCTTTGGGGTTAACTGGCACAAACTCCTCTCCGCTGTCACCATCATTCCTGCCCACAGCTGCGTACGCAGGGAAGGTGGGCCGCACATCCCGGGGAAGCTTGGCCTTATAGGAGGGGCAGCAGTAGGCGGACCACATGTACTCGGGAACCGACACTCTGTTATTGATCCAGTGAGCTCCGTCTGCATAAGGCATGGCCCCTGTGATCACGTACATTGGACCCTCACAGAACCTCTCAAACTTTCTCTTCACTTCCTCCTCCAGGGATCTCCAGGGACCAGAGTTGGAACCATTCCGCTGAGGAACAATGTTGGTCAGGGTGAATGTGGCGGCGCGGTCGTCTTTGGTATTGTGGTGCATGCTGGGAGTGAGATGGCCTCTGGTGTAGTTGGAATGAGTGTAATCCTGAGGCGCTGCTTGACTCTCCATCACATTCTGATCCACTGTGGAATTGAATGGTTTCATTTCGGGGCTTGCACGGGAGAATGCCAACTGAAACAGAAACAGTTATGTTATTTCGGTAATACGTAAAAGAAACAAACAATTCACCAATTTAGTCAGTGCCCTGTATTACACATAGATCTAGAGAGAGTAACTGACTACATTCATAAGTGAGTCATTTTGTCGACAATTTAAGAATGTTTCTGGAAAAATAAATTAAGACTTACACGTATAACTAAATACCTTTTTTCCAAATAATTTTCCCAACATGGCTTTCTAGTAATAACAACACAGAGGCCTAGAACTTGATGAGTTGGTCGACTTAGACATAACCAGTGTTGACTTATTAAACACTTCCCTCTGTatcttaaatgaattaaaaatgggTCAACACTGTCCGACAAGAAATACAATGTGATGAAAAAATGACATTTGACCTTACCTGTGGTTCATACATCCATGTTGATTTTGGCCGTTTCCCATTTGCCGAGCTGATAATGTACGCAGAATACAAAGGTGCACGACTCTGACGGTGGTACATGCTGGCAAAGCGGTACTGGTTGTTAAAGCGCTGACATATTGGTTGGTATCCCACTGAGTCGATACCCTGCGGTGGTGTTCCCTTATAGAAGAAATCGAGGCACTCGGAAAAGTCCTGGTGGAGCTCACCGAGGACCAGACCATCAAAGCAGCAAAGCAGAAGAAAAATACTTCCTATGGAGGAATGCATCTTGAAGTTTGCTGGAGAAAAACACTCGAGGGCCGCTGGGTTTTCCATTTATATGTTGGTAACAGAAACTCCGCATGACAGTTTTAATCCTGCCTACTATGATTTGC carries:
- the LOC133648224 gene encoding endonuclease domain-containing 1 protein-like; its protein translation is MENPAALECFSPANFKMHSSIGSIFLLLCCFDGLVLGELHQDFSECLDFFYKGTPPQGIDSVGYQPICQRFNNQYRFASMYHRQSRAPLYSAYIISSANGKRPKSTWMYEPQLAFSRASPEMKPFNSTVDQNVMESQAAPQDYTHSNYTRGHLTPSMHHNTKDDRAATFTLTNIVPQRNGSNSGPWRSLEEEVKRKFERFCEGPMYVITGAMPYADGAHWINNRVSVPEYMWSAYCCPSYKAKLPRDVRPTFPAYAAVGRNDGDSGEEFVPVNPKARASVRGYDVRKMPLDILEGILAQRLAMPISLFDGRCQ